The DNA sequence ACCCCTCAATACCAATTTTTATCTGCAAAAACCTTTGATTCTTCCTGCTTCATGGGGGAATGACAACAAGGGAGGAGTGAGTGTTAAAGAAATGGAAGGTGGTGTTTTGGTCAATAGCTTTAGCGGTGCCAGAAATATGAAAAAAGGGGAGGAGCTTTATTATAACTTTCACTTGTTGATCACCCCATTTCATCCTATCAATACTGAGGAGCAGTGGAACAACCGTTTTTATCATGCTTATAAACCAGTTGATACAATTAAAGCCAGTGGTGCAAATGTGATCAATATTCATCATGGTAATGAGATCAACCCTTATATCAATTATCCTTTCGTAGCAACTAAAGAAATGAAAGAGTATATCGCTAAGGCTCATGAAAAAGGGCTTAAGGTGAAGATCTACAATACGATTCGTGAGGTATCCAACAGAATGTATGAGCTGTATCCTGTAAAAAGCCTGGGACAGGAAGTTTTTTCTTCCGGAAAAGGAGGCGGTTACTCATGGCTACAGGAACATCTTCATGACAATTATATAGCAGCCTGGTATGTGCCTGAGTTTAAAGATGCGGCCATCATCAACAGTGGGATGAATCGTTGGCATAATTATTATGTGGAAGGAATGAATTGGCTGGTTAATAATCTAGGGATTGATGGGATTTACCTCGATGATGTAGCCTTTGATAGGGTAACGATGAAAAGAATAAAAAGGGTGATGACACAAAATGGACATCCCGGTATCATTGATCTGCATTCTGCCAATCAATACAATGATAAAGATGGTTTTAATAATAGTGCTAATCTTTATCTTGAACATTTTCCTTATATCAATCGCTTATGGTTTGGTGAATATTTCGATTATAATAATAACAGTCCTGAATTTCTGTTAACGGAAGTGAGCGGTATTCCTTTTGGGTTGATGGGAGAAATGCTACAGGATGATGGAAATCCATGGCGGGGAATGCTTTACGGTATGACCAGTCGCCTGGGTTGGTCTGGAAAAAGCAATCCGACCCATCTTTGGAAAGCCTGGGATGATTTTGGAATCAAAGGATCAAAAATGATTGGCTACTGGGTGAATGATAATCCTGTTAAAACAGATAACCCTGCAGTATTGGCTACCATTTATCAGCAAGGTAAAAAAGTAATGATCTCACTTGCGAGTTGGGCTCCGGATGATACACAGGTAAGATTAAAAGTGGATTGGAAAAAATTAGGACTGAATCCAAAAAACCTGAAAATGAGTCGTCCTGCAATTAAGGATTTTCAAGAAGCGAAAATATTTAACATGGATGAGGAGATCAGTATTCCAAAGAATAAAGGTTGTTTGTTAATTATCCAATAGAATAAAAAACACCCGATAATAGGAGAAAGTTCGGCTTACAATTTGATTTATTTTACCTAAATTTAATAAAATTTATATCAAATGCAAGTAGATACAAGGACTTTAAGCGTTCAGGATTATGATGGATTAGTTGAAACCATGAGGCGTGCTTATCCGCAAATGTCAGAATATGTCTGGTCTAAAAAAAGCATCGAAAAATTAACGAAGATATTTCCTAAAGGCCAGATCTGTATTACTGTAGATGGTAAACTGGCAGCTGTAGCTTTATCCATAATTGTTAATTATGATGAATTTGGAGATGATCATACCTACAGTGATATTACGGGAAATTATACTTTTAATACCCATTCTTCCACAGGAAATGTTCTTTATGGTATTGAGGTTTTTGTAGATCCTGAATATAGGGAGTTACGGCTGGGAAGAAGATTATACGATGCAAGAAAAGAATTGTGCGAGCAATTGAATCTGAAATCCATTGTTCTTGGTGGTCGGATTCCCAATTATCACAAATATAGCGATGAATTATCAACAAGAGAATATATTAGAAGGGTAAGGGATAAAGAAATTTATGACCCTGTTTTGTCTTTTCAGCTATCCAATAATTTCTTACCCATTAAAGTTCTTAAGAAATACCTTCCGGAAGACGAATCTTCAAAGGAAAATGCGGTTCTTCTGCAATGGAATAATATCTATTACAGCAAAAATCCCAATACAATGCAGGACAGTATCATTCGACTGGGTCTTGTCCAATGGCAAATGAGACATTTCAAGAATATTGATGCTTTTTACGAGCAGGTTGAGTTCTTTGTGAATGTAATGGGTGATTATAAATCAGATTTTGTTCTTTTTCCGGAACTCTTCAATACTCCTTTATTAGCTCCATTTAATAAGCTGTCAGAAAGAGATAGTATGATTGAATTGGCTAAGCTTACCGAGCAGATCAAGGTAAGAATTTCAGAACTGGCAATCAGTTACAATGTTAATATTATTTCCGGAAGTATGCCTGTTTTTGATTCAGATAATAATGATCTTTATAATGTGAGCTATCTGATGCACCGTGATGGACGGATTGATGAATACCGTAAAATACACATCACACCCAATGAAAGAAAGTATTATGGAATGAAGGGTGGTAATGAGATTAAGGTATTTGACACAGACTGTGGAAAAATTGGACTTGTAATTTGTTATGATGTGGAATTTCCGGAGCTGCCCCGAATCCTGGCAGATCAGGGGATGAAAATTTTGTTTGTTCCCTATCTGACAGATACACAGAATGCCTATATGAGAGTGCGCCACTGTGCGGCAGCAAGGGCCATTGAAAATGAATGTTATGTTGCAATAGCAGGATGTGTAGGGAATTTACCCGGAGTAAATAATATGGATATCCAGTTCGGTCAGGCGGCTGTATTTACCCCTTCGGATTTTGCCTTTCCATCAAATGCCATAAAGGGAGAAGCTACTCCAAATACAGAAATGACTCTTATTGTAGACGTAGATTTAAATCTTTTAAAAGATCTCCATTATAACGGTTCCGTGCAGATCCTCAAAGACCGACGAAATGATCTTTATGAGACGTACTTAAAATAAACTTTCTAAAATTAAATATATAAATCCTGTCTTTGAAGACAGGATTTTATGTAAGCTATACCTTATGAAGGCTGTTTTTGGAATACCAATTTTGACCACATTACATTTTCTTTACCTTTTATCAGACTAGGCTGGTTTTCAAGGAACATAAGGGTCTTGAATCCCAATTGTTCGGCATGTCTTATTGTTTTTTCTCCATTGGTATCATAAATATGACTTCCCACACCTGCTGGTCCATTTCGGAGAGTTAGCGCAAAAATACCATTGGGAGCTGTAAGACTGGCAATTTTGGATATAGAAAGATATTGCTCTTCAGGGGCAAGATGATGCCAGATTCCTGATGCTAATACAAAATCAAATAAGATATCAGAATTTTTTAATGTTGTAAGCTCTGGTAAAGAATCGTCGAGCCATTCAATAGTAGAATCCGGGAACAGTTCTTTTCCTAGTGTTCGGAACTCTTGTAGAGGCTCTACTGCCGTCACAGAATGTCCCATTTCAGAAAATACAGCAGCATCTCTTCCTATTCCGGCACCAATATCAAGAATAGAACCTGGTTTTTTAGGAATAAATTGAATAAAATCCTGATGGAGCTCAAAAAAATCGATCGAAAGAGTGGCTTTCGTAAATTTTTCCAGAGCTTCAACATAGCCTCGGGTTCCGTAAATTTCCTTTTTCACAATGGGATCCGTATTATTTTGATACAGAAAAGACAGGTTTTCACCTGTCTCTCTTTATACTGTTATCCTTTGTTGGATTATGCTAACTGTGGACAAACCACAGCAGGGCAGATCAATCTTGGACATCTTGGTCTTCCGTCAGTAGGGCAACATTGATTTGAGCATCCTACAATGATAATTCCAGCTCCTGAAACTGTTCTCAATTCTTCTCTAGATAGTTTTTTGATAGGTAAATTTTTCATTTTGTAATATTTTACAGGTTAGTAATAATTTTGTACCCTATAAAGATAAAAAAAACTAATAAATAACAATAAATATGAAATTTTTTCTTCGCTCCCTATTTTAAATAATGCATAGGAACAGTTTTTGGAGTAATTTGCAATCATTATCTATAACAACATGTTTGATAAACAACAACGAAAACTGAAAAGATCCGCCAGACTGATCTCCGTATTAAGTAAATATGGATTTAAAGATATGCTGGCAAGAATGAATGGAGGGAATAAGCAAGAAGAGGATTCTGGAAATTCCGATGAAATTATATCAAAAGGGACAGTTTATGAAAGGATCAGATTGGTTTTGGAAGAATTGGGCCCCACATTTGTAAAATTAGGTCAGACATTCAGCAACAGAGAAGATTTACTTCCACCAGAACTAATTCAGGAATTACAGAAGCTACAGGATAAAGTGGATACAGTCGAGATGAACGTCACTGAAATTCTGGAAAATGAATTTAATATTTCCACTAAAGATCATTTTCAGGAAATTCAGGTACAGCCTTTAGCCACTGCTTCTATTGCTCAGGTGTACAAAGCTACCCTGCTTGATGGAACAGAAGTGATTCTGAAAATAAAAAAGGCAGATGTACAAACGGTTATAGAGGATGACTTGCTTTTAATAAAAGATCTTGAAAAAATTGTTTCTTCGTATTCTGAAATAGGAGAGAAGCTTAATTTAAAACAGGCAATCTCCACTTTTGAAAAATCTTTGCTCGAAGAAGTTTCGCTGATCAATGAAAAGGATAATATTTTACAATTTGCCCGGAACTTTAAAAATAGTAAAGAAACCTATGTTCCGAAAGTCTATGAAGAATTCTCCAACAATAATGTTCTTTGTATGGAGTTTATTGATGGGATCAAGGTAATAGACAAAGCTCAGCTTTTGGCCCATAATATTGATCCGGTAAAAATTTCTGAAGTAGGATTGAGATTATTTGTTTCGCAGATATTGGACTATGGTTTTTTTCATGCGGATCCACACGCAGGAAATATTTTGGTGAAAAAGGACGGAAAGGTTGTTTTCATAGATTTTGGAGCCGTAGGACAAATTCAGCCTAATGACAAGGAGATTCTTGAAAATCTTATTGTGAGCTTTGTTGCTAAAAACTCACACAAAATAGTCAGATACCTGAAGAAAATGGCTATTAGCTATGAGATTCCGGATGAAAGGAGATTTGAAAATGATGTGAATGACATTCTGAACTTTGTTCACAGTTCTTCATTACAGGAGATCAATGTCCAGGTGATGATCAATAAAATGAAAGATATTCTTAAAGATAACCGACTGCATATGCCGGATTATTTTTATCTGTTATTTAAAGGAATCAGTCTCATAGAAGGAGTAGGAAGGACAATTAATCCTGATCTCGATATTGTAAAAAGTCTTAGCCCGTACACAAAAAAAATATTTGCTAAAAAAATTAGCCCGAAGAATATTTTAAAGACAGGAATGGATAAAATGATGAATTTTACAGATAATGTTGATGAAATTCCCAAGGAACTTCGTTCTGTCTTACAGAAACTGGATGAAAATAAATTTACTATTTCCAGTGAAATTAAAAATATCGACAAGACCAATCAGATTATCAAATCGAGTGCTATTAATATGATATTAGCTTTAATTCTCGGTGCAAATATGATTGCGACAGCCATTGTTTTTGTTTCAGAGGCTCCGCCCCGAATAGGAGAAATGTCGTTAATCGCTGTTTTAGGTTTTATCTTTTCAGTGATATTGGTTGTGATCATTTTGCTTAGAATAACAAGGAAATAATCCTTTAGGAGAAGAAGTATTTAAATAAAAAATAAAAAAATAACCGGATGAAATTACTGATCTTACTTGCGATGACGCTTTACAGTTCTTTTTTATTAGCCCAGGAAACCAATACTAAGGGGATACAGGGTGACTACGATGGAAATGGGACAAAAGAATATGCCTATATTAAAATAAATGATTGTACAGAGGAATGTGACGGAAAATGTGAAACCGTGGTTTATTTTAGTGATAAGAATATAAAGTCTTTCACAGTTTCACAAGCCAATGGGGTAGAATTATATAATCTTGGCGATCTGAATGGGGATGGAAAAGACGATATAGGAACGTATACGCTTTGGTGTACAAGTTGTTGGGCTCCATTTAGTACTTATACCTATAATAAAACGGGTTGGAAAGCTTTGGTGAAACCGATTACTACTCATTGTTCACAATGGGAAGCGGATAAATTCCCAATTAAAAAAGACCCTAAAAAGAAGGGGAATGTTATTATTACTTCCAGCGAATGGAAAGATGATGATATTAAGATTGTGACTAAAAGCGTTAAAGTGAATTGAAAATTGAAAGTGGAAAGTGGAAAATTGAAAGTTATGAATTATTTTTGCTAGAAGCTAGAAGCTAGAAGCTAGAAGCTAGAAGCTAGAAGCTAGAAGCTAGAAGCTAGAAGCTAGAAGCTATTCAACTATCATTTCCCATTATACATATTAATACCTATCTTTGCAAAATGGAAAAACTCACTTTTGCAGATTTTGGCCTGCCGGTTAAAATTCTTGATGTTTTAGCGGATTTAGAATTATTCGAACCTACACCTATTCAGGAAAAGAGCATCAGTCCGATACTTTCCGGAAGGGATGTAATGGGGATTGCTCAAACCGGAACAGGGAAAACGCTTGCTTATCTTTTGCCGGTTCTTAAGACCTGGAAATATAATAAAACAGGAAACCCAACAGTTTTAGTGCTGGTACCTACAAGAGAATTGGTGGTTCAGGTAACAGAAATTCTTGAAAAACTAACAGAAAATCTTACTGCAAGAGTTATAGGAATCTATGGTGGGAAGAATATTAATACACAAAAGCTTTTATTTAATGACGGTTGTGATATTTTAGTGGGAACTCCGGGAAGGGTAATGGATTTGGCTATTGATAATGCAATTTCTCTGAGAGAGGTCCAGAAACTGATTATTGATGAGTTTGATGAAATGCTTAATTTAGGATTTAGACCGCAATTAACACATATTTTTGAAATGATGAAGGAGAAAAGACAAAACATTCTTTTCTCTGCAACAATGACGGAAGCTGTAGATGAAATGCTGGATCAGTATTTTGCACATCCAATTGAAATTTCATTGGCAAAATCTGGAACTCCACTTGAAAAAATAGAGCAGACTGGCTATAAAGTTGAAAACTTCAATACAAAGATCAATTTGCTCGAGCATTTATTAAAAAGCGAGGCAGATATGTCTAAAGTGTTGATTTTTACTAATAATAAAAAGAATGCAGATTTACTGTTTGCTAAGATTGATGAGTTATTTCCAGAGCAGTTTGACGTTATCCACTCAAATAAATCTCAGAACTACAGATTGAAAGCAATGAAGCGTTTTGAGAATGAAGAG is a window from the Chryseobacterium sp. T16E-39 genome containing:
- a CDS encoding bacteriocin-like protein, which codes for MKNLPIKKLSREELRTVSGAGIIIVGCSNQCCPTDGRPRCPRLICPAVVCPQLA
- a CDS encoding class I SAM-dependent methyltransferase, whose amino-acid sequence is MKKEIYGTRGYVEALEKFTKATLSIDFFELHQDFIQFIPKKPGSILDIGAGIGRDAAVFSEMGHSVTAVEPLQEFRTLGKELFPDSTIEWLDDSLPELTTLKNSDILFDFVLASGIWHHLAPEEQYLSISKIASLTAPNGIFALTLRNGPAGVGSHIYDTNGEKTIRHAEQLGFKTLMFLENQPSLIKGKENVMWSKLVFQKQPS
- a CDS encoding DEAD/DEAH box helicase, with the translated sequence MEKLTFADFGLPVKILDVLADLELFEPTPIQEKSISPILSGRDVMGIAQTGTGKTLAYLLPVLKTWKYNKTGNPTVLVLVPTRELVVQVTEILEKLTENLTARVIGIYGGKNINTQKLLFNDGCDILVGTPGRVMDLAIDNAISLREVQKLIIDEFDEMLNLGFRPQLTHIFEMMKEKRQNILFSATMTEAVDEMLDQYFAHPIEISLAKSGTPLEKIEQTGYKVENFNTKINLLEHLLKSEADMSKVLIFTNNKKNADLLFAKIDELFPEQFDVIHSNKSQNYRLKAMKRFENEEIRGLITTDVMARGLDISNITHVINFETPEVPEQYIHRIGRTGRADKDGKAITFVTKKEESLVLDIELLMDKDLKFIDFPEEVKINPKKIASEEDQVVMKNPAQVKLYDGGGAFHEKKDKNKKENWGGPSKRKAPKKFGANRAQQKAISKSKRKK
- a CDS encoding ABC1 kinase family protein, which encodes MFDKQQRKLKRSARLISVLSKYGFKDMLARMNGGNKQEEDSGNSDEIISKGTVYERIRLVLEELGPTFVKLGQTFSNREDLLPPELIQELQKLQDKVDTVEMNVTEILENEFNISTKDHFQEIQVQPLATASIAQVYKATLLDGTEVILKIKKADVQTVIEDDLLLIKDLEKIVSSYSEIGEKLNLKQAISTFEKSLLEEVSLINEKDNILQFARNFKNSKETYVPKVYEEFSNNNVLCMEFIDGIKVIDKAQLLAHNIDPVKISEVGLRLFVSQILDYGFFHADPHAGNILVKKDGKVVFIDFGAVGQIQPNDKEILENLIVSFVAKNSHKIVRYLKKMAISYEIPDERRFENDVNDILNFVHSSSLQEINVQVMINKMKDILKDNRLHMPDYFYLLFKGISLIEGVGRTINPDLDIVKSLSPYTKKIFAKKISPKNILKTGMDKMMNFTDNVDEIPKELRSVLQKLDENKFTISSEIKNIDKTNQIIKSSAINMILALILGANMIATAIVFVSEAPPRIGEMSLIAVLGFIFSVILVVIILLRITRK
- a CDS encoding carbon-nitrogen hydrolase family protein, whose translation is MQVDTRTLSVQDYDGLVETMRRAYPQMSEYVWSKKSIEKLTKIFPKGQICITVDGKLAAVALSIIVNYDEFGDDHTYSDITGNYTFNTHSSTGNVLYGIEVFVDPEYRELRLGRRLYDARKELCEQLNLKSIVLGGRIPNYHKYSDELSTREYIRRVRDKEIYDPVLSFQLSNNFLPIKVLKKYLPEDESSKENAVLLQWNNIYYSKNPNTMQDSIIRLGLVQWQMRHFKNIDAFYEQVEFFVNVMGDYKSDFVLFPELFNTPLLAPFNKLSERDSMIELAKLTEQIKVRISELAISYNVNIISGSMPVFDSDNNDLYNVSYLMHRDGRIDEYRKIHITPNERKYYGMKGGNEIKVFDTDCGKIGLVICYDVEFPELPRILADQGMKILFVPYLTDTQNAYMRVRHCAAARAIENECYVAIAGCVGNLPGVNNMDIQFGQAAVFTPSDFAFPSNAIKGEATPNTEMTLIVDVDLNLLKDLHYNGSVQILKDRRNDLYETYLK